TCCACTTTTTCGAGCTTACCTCAGACAGCCGCTTGCTCATGTCGTCAGGATACAGGCGGCGCAGGCGTCCCGCAATCTGCTCGGGCGAGCAGCCCGCCGTCAGTTGCGTCCGGACATACTGCCACAACCA
Above is a window of Candidatus Nitrospira nitrosa DNA encoding:
- a CDS encoding helix-turn-helix domain-containing protein, whose amino-acid sequence is MSKHCYAQLTDTDRETLSLGLAQGQSLRTMARIWLWQYVRTQLTAGCSPEQIAGRLRRLYPDDMSKRLSEVSSKKWTPST